In the Gemmatimonas sp. genome, one interval contains:
- the ndhC gene encoding NADH-quinone oxidoreductase subunit A translates to MLRNYLPVLLLLGFVIINAVLILGIAHLTVRPQPTAVKSQPYESGMSPLGDARERFSVKFYLVAMLFIVFDIETVFMIPWGVYYRQLSCKVPMIAGACPAGQLSFFGLGEMLVFAAILVVGFVYVWKKGALTWD, encoded by the coding sequence ATGCTACGAAATTATCTCCCGGTTCTGCTCCTGTTGGGCTTCGTGATCATCAACGCGGTGCTGATTCTCGGCATCGCGCATCTCACGGTGCGACCACAACCCACTGCCGTGAAGTCGCAGCCGTACGAGTCGGGCATGAGCCCCCTCGGTGACGCGCGCGAACGCTTTTCCGTCAAGTTCTACCTCGTGGCCATGCTCTTCATCGTCTTCGATATCGAGACGGTGTTCATGATTCCATGGGGCGTCTACTATCGGCAGCTCTCGTGCAAGGTCCCGATGATTGCCGGGGCGTGCCCGGCCGGGCAGCTGTCGTTCTTTGGCCTCGGTGAGATGCTCGTGTTCGCGGCCATTCTCGTCGTCGGTTTCGTCTATGTCTGGAAGAAGGGAGCGCTCACGTGGGATTGA
- a CDS encoding NADH-quinone oxidoreductase subunit B family protein, with amino-acid sequence MISPADSRLVQVDPGAQDGWITTRLDFLVNWARAGSLWPMPFGTACCAIEFMATAASRFDLARFGMERLSYSPRQADVLLCAGRVPLKLAPVIRRIYQQMPQPKWVISMGACASTGGMFDNYAVVQGIDTIIPVDVYVPGCPPRPEALIYGIMMLQKKVMQERLKDTTRHVEIVPDTESQLYIPPSRIDELSEPFGNSVHQTRSAP; translated from the coding sequence TTGATCTCCCCCGCCGATAGCCGCCTCGTACAGGTCGATCCCGGCGCGCAGGACGGCTGGATCACGACCCGACTCGATTTCCTGGTGAATTGGGCGCGCGCCGGCTCCTTGTGGCCGATGCCGTTCGGCACCGCCTGCTGCGCCATCGAGTTCATGGCGACGGCCGCGAGCCGTTTCGACCTCGCGCGGTTCGGTATGGAACGACTCAGCTACTCGCCGCGCCAGGCCGATGTGCTGCTGTGTGCCGGTCGTGTGCCGCTCAAGCTCGCGCCCGTCATTCGGCGCATCTATCAGCAGATGCCGCAGCCCAAGTGGGTCATCTCGATGGGCGCCTGCGCGTCCACGGGCGGCATGTTCGACAACTATGCCGTGGTGCAGGGCATCGACACGATCATTCCGGTCGACGTGTACGTGCCGGGCTGCCCGCCACGTCCTGAAGCGCTGATCTACGGCATCATGATGCTGCAGAAGAAGGTGATGCAGGAGCGCCTCAAGGACACGACGCGCCACGTGGAGATCGTCCCCGACACCGAGAGCCAGCTCTACATTCCGCCGTCGCGCATCGATGAGCTCTCGGAGCCGTTTGGCAACTCGGTGCATCAGACCCGGTCGGCGCCGTGA
- a CDS encoding NADH-quinone oxidoreductase subunit C, producing the protein MTAPIVPVVDSSTPAVTLQSAIASDANGSPITPTRIAHRGGPVNPTAAALVARFGAAIVRTEVTWGETTVFVTNEALHGIVRWLHDEPSERYDYLVDVTAVEYRDADRPIEVVWHLRALAHRRFLRLKVELPKRVTLSVASIMDIYSGADWLERECYDMFGIRFEGHPDLRRLLLWETYKEGYPLRKDFPLRGRFSRAEQLKQALAADPEARYSMEELSIADAFDSLPEDMKRRLAERAERHDVNDVTAVGDEVGE; encoded by the coding sequence GTGACCGCGCCGATCGTACCCGTGGTCGACAGCAGTACGCCAGCGGTCACGCTGCAGTCCGCGATCGCGTCCGACGCCAACGGCTCGCCGATCACGCCCACGCGCATCGCGCATCGCGGCGGTCCCGTGAATCCGACCGCCGCCGCGCTGGTCGCGCGGTTCGGCGCTGCGATCGTGCGTACCGAGGTCACGTGGGGTGAGACCACGGTGTTCGTCACCAACGAGGCGCTGCACGGCATCGTGCGCTGGCTGCACGACGAGCCGAGTGAGCGCTACGATTATCTCGTCGACGTCACGGCCGTCGAGTATCGCGATGCCGATCGTCCGATCGAAGTGGTGTGGCATCTGCGCGCGCTGGCCCATCGCCGCTTCCTGCGGCTCAAGGTCGAACTCCCGAAGCGCGTCACGTTGTCCGTCGCGTCGATCATGGACATCTACAGCGGCGCCGATTGGCTCGAGCGCGAGTGCTATGACATGTTCGGCATCCGTTTCGAGGGGCATCCGGATCTGCGACGCCTGCTGCTCTGGGAGACGTACAAGGAAGGCTATCCACTCCGGAAGGACTTCCCGCTACGCGGCCGGTTCAGCCGCGCCGAACAGCTCAAGCAGGCGCTCGCCGCCGATCCGGAAGCGCGCTATTCCATGGAAGAGCTGTCCATCGCTGATGCGTTCGATTCGCTGCCGGAAGACATGAAACGCCGTCTCGCCGAACGTGCCGAACGACACGATGTGAACGACGTGACCGCTGTCGGCGATGAGGTGGGCGAATGA
- the nuoD gene encoding NADH dehydrogenase (quinone) subunit D, with protein sequence MDSDHMLINIGPQHPATHGVLRLVLELDGETVVRCIPHIGYLHCGFEKIGEYRQYNQIIPWTDREDYLNSPGNNVAFVLGAERLFGVGMTDRCKVLRVILMELSRIISHLVWLGTTSVDLGAFTPFLWLYQERENVYNLLEGWVGARLTTTATRVGGMAADIPDGWLDGLRAFLRGFPKTLEESVRMLETNAIWAGRTVGLGAMSAQEAVNAGLSGPMLRASGVAYDVRKDFPYLDYETYDFDVVVGTAGDVYDRFLVRVEEMRQSVRILEQALQRLPDGPVNINDPRLILPPKHKATSEMESMIHHFKLVMEGPRPPAGECYVPVESPKGEKGYYMVSDGTSKPVRWRIRPPSFVNLSAIPKMVEGHLLSDVIAINASIDIVMGEIDR encoded by the coding sequence ATGGACTCCGATCACATGCTGATCAACATCGGACCGCAACACCCGGCGACCCACGGCGTGTTGCGTCTGGTGCTCGAGCTCGATGGCGAAACGGTGGTGCGCTGCATTCCGCACATCGGCTATTTGCATTGCGGCTTCGAAAAGATCGGCGAGTACCGCCAGTACAATCAGATCATCCCATGGACCGATCGCGAAGACTACCTCAACTCGCCGGGTAACAACGTCGCGTTCGTACTCGGCGCCGAGCGACTGTTCGGCGTGGGCATGACCGACCGTTGCAAAGTGCTTCGCGTCATCCTTATGGAGCTGTCGCGCATCATCTCGCACTTGGTGTGGTTGGGTACGACGTCGGTGGACCTTGGCGCGTTCACGCCGTTCCTGTGGCTGTACCAGGAACGCGAGAACGTGTACAACCTGCTCGAGGGGTGGGTCGGTGCGCGCCTCACCACCACCGCGACACGCGTTGGTGGGATGGCAGCCGACATTCCCGACGGCTGGCTCGACGGGCTGCGCGCATTCCTCCGCGGCTTCCCGAAGACGCTGGAGGAATCGGTGCGCATGCTCGAGACCAACGCCATCTGGGCCGGTCGGACGGTTGGATTGGGGGCGATGAGTGCGCAGGAAGCGGTGAACGCCGGACTCTCCGGCCCGATGCTTCGCGCGTCGGGCGTGGCCTACGATGTCCGCAAGGACTTTCCGTATCTCGACTACGAGACCTACGACTTCGACGTCGTGGTGGGGACCGCCGGAGACGTGTACGATCGCTTCCTCGTGCGCGTGGAAGAGATGCGACAGAGTGTGCGCATTCTCGAGCAGGCGCTGCAGCGGTTGCCCGACGGCCCGGTGAATATCAACGATCCGCGTCTGATTCTGCCGCCGAAGCACAAGGCGACGAGTGAGATGGAATCGATGATCCATCACTTCAAGCTCGTCATGGAAGGCCCGCGTCCGCCGGCCGGCGAATGCTACGTGCCGGTAGAAAGTCCGAAGGGTGAGAAGGGCTACTACATGGTCAGTGACGGCACGTCGAAGCCCGTGCGTTGGCGCATCCGTCCGCCCTCGTTCGTGAACCTGTCGGCTATTCCAAAGATGGTGGAAGGACATTTGCTGTCGGACGTGATCGCGATCAACGCCAGCATCGACATCGTGATGGGAGAGATCGACCGGTGA
- a CDS encoding NAD(P)H-dependent oxidoreductase subunit E: protein MSHGPSASGGALVAAPPHGTHHEEPHAPVFVGETRVELDRILSRYPTKQAALLPALWMLQDARGWVSEGGIEEVAAALDITPAYVKGVVSFYTMYHQHPVGRHFIQVCTTTPCNVCGAEDVVSSLLEHTGCGDLGLTSADGRFTVIEVECLGACGFATPIMINNDFVESVTPESVPRILSELK, encoded by the coding sequence GTGAGTCATGGCCCTTCAGCCAGCGGCGGCGCGCTCGTCGCGGCCCCGCCGCACGGCACGCACCACGAGGAACCGCATGCGCCGGTCTTCGTCGGCGAGACGCGTGTCGAACTCGATCGCATTTTGTCGCGATATCCCACCAAACAGGCGGCGTTGCTGCCGGCCTTGTGGATGCTACAGGACGCCCGCGGCTGGGTGAGTGAGGGTGGGATCGAAGAAGTCGCCGCCGCGCTCGACATTACACCGGCGTACGTGAAGGGCGTCGTGAGTTTCTACACGATGTACCACCAACATCCGGTCGGTCGCCACTTCATCCAGGTGTGCACCACGACGCCGTGCAACGTGTGCGGGGCGGAAGACGTCGTGAGTTCGCTGCTCGAGCACACGGGATGTGGCGACCTCGGACTCACGAGCGCCGATGGCCGCTTCACCGTGATCGAGGTCGAGTGCCTTGGCGCCTGCGGCTTCGCCACGCCGATCATGATCAACAACGATTTTGTGGAGTCGGTGACACCGGAGTCGGTGCCGCGGATTCTATCGGAGCTGAAGTAA
- the nuoF gene encoding NADH-quinone oxidoreductase subunit NuoF, producing the protein MGYPHPSHARETPILSKYFGDPEARTLAGWRSRGGYEALEKALNSDPQELQTVVKDSGLRGRGGAGFPTGMKWSFMKPDGKTHYLCCNADESEPGTFKDREIMRWTPHGLVEGVALAAHAIYAQTAYIYIRGEFTEPYARVCAAVEEAYAAGILGPNAMGSGKHVDVHVHRGAGAYICGEETALMNSLEGRRGNPRIKPPFPAVAGLFGKPTTINNVETLATVPYIIKNGAEWYKQFGRPDNPKSIGTKLFSVCGNISRPGNYEVALGFPFKDFLYDLCGGPLEGREIKAVIPGGSSVPILTREEAEGAIMDYEGMVAAGTMLGSGGVIVFDDRQDMVRQIARLTRFYAHESCAQCTQCREGTAWITRIMERIRDGQGTAEDLDTLVAISDGMSGKTICVLSDSCATPVMSGLKKFRHEFEAKIAANKSVVTVPGAFRASAA; encoded by the coding sequence ATGGGGTACCCGCATCCGTCGCATGCACGTGAGACGCCGATCCTGTCGAAGTACTTCGGCGATCCCGAGGCGCGTACCCTCGCAGGGTGGCGCTCGCGCGGTGGTTACGAAGCGCTCGAAAAGGCGTTGAATAGCGATCCGCAGGAGTTGCAGACCGTCGTCAAGGACTCTGGCTTGCGCGGACGTGGGGGTGCCGGCTTTCCGACGGGCATGAAGTGGTCGTTCATGAAACCCGACGGCAAGACGCATTACCTCTGCTGCAATGCCGACGAGTCGGAGCCGGGCACGTTCAAGGATCGTGAGATCATGCGCTGGACACCGCACGGACTCGTGGAGGGCGTCGCGCTGGCCGCGCATGCGATCTACGCGCAAACGGCGTACATCTACATCCGCGGTGAGTTCACCGAGCCCTACGCCCGTGTGTGCGCGGCCGTCGAAGAAGCGTACGCCGCCGGCATTCTCGGGCCGAACGCGATGGGCTCGGGCAAGCACGTCGATGTGCACGTGCATCGTGGCGCCGGCGCATACATCTGCGGCGAAGAAACGGCGCTTATGAACTCGCTGGAGGGGCGCCGCGGCAATCCGCGTATCAAGCCGCCGTTTCCCGCTGTCGCCGGACTCTTCGGCAAGCCGACGACGATCAACAACGTCGAGACGCTTGCCACGGTCCCGTACATCATCAAGAACGGCGCCGAGTGGTACAAGCAGTTCGGTCGTCCGGACAATCCCAAGAGCATTGGCACGAAGCTGTTCTCCGTGTGCGGTAACATCAGCCGTCCGGGCAACTACGAAGTCGCGCTGGGATTTCCGTTCAAGGATTTCCTGTATGACCTGTGTGGTGGTCCGCTCGAAGGTCGCGAGATCAAGGCGGTGATTCCCGGCGGCTCCTCGGTCCCCATCCTCACGCGCGAGGAGGCCGAAGGGGCGATCATGGATTACGAAGGTATGGTCGCGGCGGGAACCATGCTCGGATCCGGCGGCGTGATCGTGTTCGACGATCGCCAGGACATGGTGCGCCAGATCGCGCGCCTTACGCGCTTCTACGCGCACGAGAGCTGCGCCCAGTGCACACAGTGCCGCGAAGGCACCGCGTGGATCACGCGGATCATGGAACGTATCCGCGATGGGCAGGGCACGGCCGAGGATCTCGACACGCTCGTCGCTATTTCCGATGGCATGAGTGGCAAGACCATTTGCGTGCTCAGCGATTCCTGCGCGACGCCGGTAATGTCCGGACTCAAGAAGTTCCGACACGAATTCGAGGCGAAGATCGCTGCGAACAAGTCGGTAGTCACCGTACCGGGGGCGTTCCGCGCCTCCGCCGCGTGA
- a CDS encoding 2Fe-2S iron-sulfur cluster-binding protein, whose amino-acid sequence MADVKMVSLTIEGRPVTVPDGISILEAAKTAGVLIPHYCYHPGLPVAGVCRMCLVEVEKFPKLAPACATSVGEGQVVHVHSPKALEARKGVLEFLLINHPLDCPICDQAGECELQDYTFAEGRADSRYREPKRFNPVEDFGGDVLYVQNRCILCTRCVRFMSDVAQDPVLNVSERGDRAFIGKAEGHDLTNPWAGNVVDLCPVGALLSKDFLNRARAWELDRAPTVCTGCSQGCNAVAETRDNVVVRLKPRANDQVNQYYMCEVGRQGYREFNRRDRADQPLVRRGNALAIAEWDDAIGSAARALAGRRVVVLASANLSNEALFLLERTLAAIHGAGVFRLERGTEAPLPGAPDLALRRERAANATAARLLGFAETDSIGSTLGDGDALLVVGDQLEGINSADLDRASSIVYVGTALPASLVARAAVVLPITNILEEEGTLTNLRGRVQRFLQAKAAPGVARPTWYVLADLLVAVGGDGRFFMPAEVFAALAATHASFAGLDYEALGLRGVAVVDSSAPADTVEVTA is encoded by the coding sequence ATGGCTGATGTGAAGATGGTGTCGCTTACGATCGAGGGCCGTCCGGTCACCGTACCGGATGGCATCTCGATTCTTGAAGCGGCCAAAACCGCCGGTGTGCTGATTCCGCACTACTGCTACCACCCGGGACTGCCGGTGGCTGGCGTGTGCCGGATGTGCCTCGTTGAAGTCGAGAAGTTTCCGAAACTCGCGCCGGCGTGCGCCACCTCGGTCGGGGAGGGGCAAGTGGTGCACGTGCACTCTCCCAAGGCGCTCGAGGCGCGCAAGGGCGTGCTCGAGTTCCTGCTCATCAATCATCCGCTCGACTGCCCGATCTGTGATCAGGCCGGCGAATGCGAGCTGCAGGACTACACCTTCGCAGAAGGGCGCGCCGACTCGCGGTACCGCGAGCCGAAGCGCTTCAACCCGGTGGAGGATTTCGGCGGCGATGTGCTGTATGTGCAGAACCGTTGCATTCTGTGCACGCGCTGCGTGCGCTTCATGTCGGACGTCGCGCAGGATCCGGTGTTGAATGTGTCGGAGCGCGGTGATCGTGCATTCATCGGCAAGGCCGAAGGGCACGACCTCACGAATCCATGGGCTGGGAACGTGGTTGATCTCTGCCCGGTAGGCGCGCTGCTTTCGAAGGACTTCCTGAATCGCGCGCGGGCGTGGGAGCTTGATCGCGCACCGACCGTGTGCACGGGATGCAGCCAGGGCTGCAACGCCGTTGCAGAGACGCGCGACAACGTGGTGGTACGCCTCAAGCCGCGCGCCAACGATCAGGTGAACCAGTACTACATGTGCGAAGTCGGCCGTCAGGGGTATCGCGAGTTCAATCGCCGGGATCGCGCCGATCAGCCGCTCGTACGTCGCGGGAACGCGCTGGCGATCGCCGAGTGGGATGACGCGATCGGGAGCGCGGCGCGCGCGCTGGCCGGACGTCGAGTCGTCGTGTTGGCGTCTGCCAATCTCTCGAACGAAGCGCTGTTTCTCTTGGAGCGCACGCTCGCCGCCATTCATGGTGCGGGGGTGTTCCGCCTCGAGCGTGGAACGGAGGCGCCGCTGCCGGGCGCACCCGATCTCGCGCTGCGCCGCGAGCGTGCGGCCAACGCGACCGCGGCTCGCCTGCTCGGTTTCGCCGAGACGGATTCGATCGGCTCCACGCTCGGCGACGGCGATGCCCTGCTGGTCGTGGGTGATCAACTCGAGGGTATCAACTCGGCGGATCTCGACCGCGCATCGTCGATCGTGTACGTAGGTACGGCGTTGCCGGCGTCGCTCGTCGCGCGCGCGGCGGTGGTGTTGCCGATCACGAACATCCTGGAAGAAGAAGGCACGCTGACGAACCTGCGTGGACGCGTCCAGCGCTTCCTCCAGGCGAAGGCCGCTCCCGGTGTGGCGCGTCCCACGTGGTACGTACTTGCTGACCTGCTGGTCGCGGTCGGCGGCGACGGACGCTTCTTTATGCCGGCCGAGGTGTTCGCAGCCCTCGCCGCCACGCATGCGTCGTTCGCCGGCTTGGACTACGAAGCTCTCGGACTTCGCGGAGTCGCCGTCGTCGACTCGAGCGCGCCGGCCGACACCGTCGAGGTGACAGCGTGA
- the nuoH gene encoding NADH-quinone oxidoreductase subunit NuoH encodes MSPALVPLLDLVSWFPAADPQQQPKAIGTYVLASAIKIVVVFGLYMLGVAFLTLAERKLAAWIQDRRGPNRAGPGGILQPVADGIKNFMKEETNPADADRWLFLIAPALAFIPAMLTWAVLPIASSLPTPWGLIDMAVAPLPVGFLFTLAISSLGVYGIVLAGWSSNNKYALLGGLRSSAQMISYEIAMGMSTIPVILLAGNVSLTTIVQQQSHMGWNVLSLTVAWFTFLVAAFAETNRLPFDLPEAESELVAGYHTEYSGMKFSMFFIAEYANMATVSGLTATLFFGGWDIPFTQWDNVGAYSVLKTLATMSMFAIKTGFFLFVFMWVRWTVPRFRYDQLMSLGWSVMLPIALGYIVVIAAATLGLDMLGVARGPMFSLALLGMNIVIIAVLLAWLDKGKLISPSSARVGPTDLERLRARGLDLSRRQLAAQRPLVGAPASAASLAPLPVTTTLIAEGGD; translated from the coding sequence ATGAGTCCTGCTCTCGTTCCGCTGCTCGACCTCGTGAGCTGGTTTCCGGCCGCCGATCCGCAGCAGCAGCCGAAGGCCATCGGCACGTACGTGCTGGCCAGCGCCATCAAGATTGTCGTGGTGTTCGGCCTGTACATGCTGGGCGTGGCGTTTCTGACGCTCGCGGAGCGCAAGCTCGCGGCGTGGATTCAGGATCGGCGTGGTCCGAATCGGGCTGGCCCGGGCGGCATCTTGCAGCCCGTCGCTGACGGCATCAAGAATTTCATGAAGGAAGAGACGAACCCGGCCGACGCCGACCGTTGGCTCTTTCTCATTGCCCCCGCGCTCGCCTTCATTCCCGCGATGCTGACTTGGGCCGTGCTGCCGATCGCCTCATCGTTGCCGACGCCGTGGGGGCTGATCGATATGGCCGTCGCTCCGCTGCCCGTGGGATTTCTCTTCACGCTCGCGATCTCGTCGCTTGGCGTGTACGGCATCGTGCTCGCGGGCTGGTCGTCGAACAACAAGTACGCGCTGCTTGGCGGACTCCGCTCGAGCGCGCAAATGATCTCGTACGAGATCGCCATGGGCATGTCGACGATCCCGGTGATCCTGCTGGCCGGTAACGTCTCGCTGACCACCATCGTGCAGCAGCAGTCGCACATGGGTTGGAACGTGCTGTCGCTCACGGTGGCGTGGTTCACCTTTCTGGTGGCGGCCTTCGCCGAGACGAACCGCTTGCCCTTCGACTTGCCGGAAGCGGAGTCTGAGTTGGTGGCGGGTTACCATACCGAGTACAGCGGCATGAAGTTCTCGATGTTCTTCATCGCCGAGTACGCGAACATGGCCACCGTGAGCGGGCTCACGGCCACGCTGTTCTTCGGCGGCTGGGACATCCCTTTTACGCAGTGGGACAACGTCGGGGCCTATAGCGTGCTCAAGACGCTGGCCACCATGTCCATGTTCGCCATCAAGACCGGCTTCTTCTTATTCGTGTTCATGTGGGTGCGCTGGACGGTCCCGCGTTTCCGCTACGATCAGCTCATGTCGCTGGGGTGGAGTGTGATGCTTCCGATCGCCCTGGGCTACATCGTCGTGATCGCGGCCGCCACGCTCGGGCTGGACATGCTCGGTGTTGCTCGCGGACCGATGTTCTCGCTGGCGCTGCTCGGCATGAATATCGTGATTATCGCCGTACTGCTCGCCTGGCTGGACAAGGGCAAGTTGATCAGTCCGTCGAGTGCGCGTGTCGGGCCGACCGATCTCGAGCGCCTGCGTGCGCGCGGACTTGATCTGTCCCGTCGCCAGCTCGCGGCGCAGCGACCATTGGTCGGTGCGCCGGCTTCGGCTGCGTCGCTGGCGCCGCTGCCCGTCACCACTACGTTGATCGCTGAAGGGGGCGACTGA
- a CDS encoding NADH-quinone oxidoreductase subunit I, translating into MNRPLERVSYVRATLKGMATTLKHLVDPHKVTMQYPETKWDLSPRWRGTHRMLTTEDGKAKCVACGLCPTVCPANCIKLTPGEDEQGNRYPLVFEIDEFRCIFCGFCQEVCPEEAIHLGRHYENAEFDRASFVYDLERLMAQTHPVSELWDPADPKGE; encoded by the coding sequence ATGAATCGGCCGCTCGAGCGTGTCAGTTATGTGCGCGCGACGCTGAAGGGCATGGCCACGACACTCAAGCACCTCGTGGACCCCCACAAGGTGACGATGCAGTATCCCGAAACCAAATGGGATCTGTCGCCGCGCTGGCGGGGCACGCACCGCATGCTCACCACGGAGGACGGCAAGGCAAAGTGTGTGGCGTGCGGCCTATGCCCCACGGTCTGCCCGGCCAACTGCATCAAACTCACCCCCGGTGAGGATGAGCAGGGCAATCGTTATCCGCTCGTGTTCGAGATCGATGAATTCCGCTGCATCTTCTGCGGTTTCTGCCAGGAAGTGTGCCCCGAAGAAGCCATTCATCTCGGTCGTCACTACGAGAACGCCGAGTTCGATCGCGCATCGTTTGTGTACGACCTCGAGCGCCTGATGGCGCAGACGCATCCGGTGAGCGAACTCTGGGACCCCGCTGACCCGAAGGGCGAATGA
- a CDS encoding NADH-quinone oxidoreductase subunit J: MNGFYEFQFYLFSLLAIASALLFVTRKNPVPAALWLVNVMFALAGLYVMLDAPFVGVIQVLVYAGAIMVVFVFVVMLLNLGRSGISDIRSLGSRLGAGAVGLALLANLLVVQRQKIPRVALAPESDNVVEDVAASLFTDYLVAFELTSLVLLVAVIGAVLLAKKRVRL, from the coding sequence ATGAACGGTTTTTACGAGTTTCAGTTCTACCTGTTCTCGCTGCTCGCGATCGCGTCGGCGCTGCTCTTCGTGACGCGCAAGAATCCCGTGCCGGCCGCGCTCTGGCTGGTCAACGTCATGTTCGCGCTGGCCGGATTGTACGTAATGCTTGACGCGCCCTTCGTCGGCGTGATACAGGTGCTCGTCTACGCCGGCGCTATCATGGTCGTCTTCGTATTTGTCGTCATGCTGCTCAACCTCGGCCGCAGCGGCATTTCCGATATCCGGTCACTGGGCTCACGCCTTGGGGCCGGTGCCGTCGGATTGGCGCTGCTGGCGAACTTGCTGGTTGTGCAGCGGCAGAAGATTCCGCGCGTGGCGCTGGCGCCCGAGAGCGACAACGTCGTGGAAGACGTCGCCGCCTCGCTCTTTACCGATTATCTCGTGGCGTTCGAATTGACCAGTCTCGTGTTGCTGGTAGCGGTCATCGGCGCCGTCCTCCTCGCCAAGAAGCGGGTGCGACTATGA
- the nuoK gene encoding NADH-quinone oxidoreductase subunit NuoK, translating to MISEALIVSAILFVIGVVGVLTRRNAIILFMCAELMLNAVNLSFVALSKMHNVTGHVFVVMVMTIAAAEAAVGLAILISVYRHFGTVDLSSLRTLRG from the coding sequence ATGATCTCCGAAGCGCTTATCGTCTCGGCGATTCTGTTCGTGATCGGTGTGGTCGGCGTGCTGACCCGCCGCAACGCGATCATCCTGTTCATGTGCGCCGAGCTGATGCTCAACGCCGTGAACCTCAGCTTCGTGGCGCTCTCCAAGATGCACAACGTCACGGGCCACGTATTCGTGGTCATGGTGATGACGATCGCGGCGGCGGAAGCGGCCGTGGGTCTGGCGATTCTGATCTCGGTGTACCGGCATTTCGGCACCGTTGATTTGTCCTCGCTTCGGACGCTTCGCGGATGA